CTGAAAACTGGCGGCCCCGGTGCTCTCCTGATCCCGGGCTTCCACACTGATGAAATTGAGGCTCACCCCATAGGTGGGATCCCTGCCCGACAGCTGGCTGACCATGGCGGTCAGGGGCACATAGGCGTTCTCATCCTGGTTTTGGCCAAATACGGCACCCTTGGCCTGGAGTAGGCCAATTACTTCGAAGGGTTGGTTGCGAATCCGCAGTTGGCGGCCAATTGCTGGTTTGTTGCCAAAGAGCTTGGTGGCCAGATCCGGGCCAATCACGGCCAGGTTGCGGGCCCCCTCTAAATCGCCCTTGCTGAAAAAACGTCCCTGGGCCACCTCGAACTGGCGGACCGGTAAAAACTCTGGGGTCACCCCGGCAATGGAGGTGGAGCTGCTCACCTCCCCCGCCTGGACCACCTCAGAAAGGGTGATTTGGGGAGCCACCCTTTTGACGCTCGGCACCTGCTCGGAGATTGCCTTGGCATCCTCAAGCACGAGGGTTTTGGGAAAGTCGATGCCCTGACGCCGGGTGTCGTTGTTGCCTGGCACCACAAACAACACGTTGGCCCCCAGGTTGCTGAGCTGGCCTTCGGCGAGATTTTGGGCACCCCTGCCCACGCCCACAAGGGTGATCACCGATGCGTTGCCGATCACGATGCCCAGCATCGTCAGCAGACTTCTCAAGCGGTTTGCCCTGAGGGTGCTCAAGGCCATCCCAACGGTTTCAGCCAGGGGCAGATTTTTGGCCATGGCTGCCTACTAAACCGAGGTGCGCCTACCCAGGATGTCGGCCACGGTGCCCACCTGAACTAAATCAGTCGAACCACTGACCCCCAGCACTGTGCCGGCGGTCTGAACCACCAGGTCGGAATCCTGGAGCAGGCCAAGGTGCTTGGCCTGGTCAATGGCCACCGCAAAGGTCAGGGCCGGACTGTCCTGCTCTTCCACCAAAAGGGGATTGACGCCCCAGACCAGCTGCAGCTGGCGGGCCACATCCTTCTCGCTGGTGATCGCCAGGATTGGGGTGCTGGGCCGGAACTTGCTCACATTGCGGGCCGTGGAACCGGATTTTGTAAGCGGCAGGATTGCGGACGCATTCAGTTGTCTGCCGATACTGCCAACGGCCTGGCAGATCGAATTGGAAATGCTTGAGGCCATGTGGTTGTCAACCACCCGGTGGGGGTAGTCCCGCTCAATGCGCCTGGCAATGGTGGCCATGGTGGCCACAGCTTCCACGGGGAAATCGCCCACGGCACTCTCGTTTGAAAGCATCACCGCATCGGTGCCATCGAGAATGGCATTGGCCACATCGCTCACTTCGGCCCGGGTGGGCCTGGGGCAGGACACCATCGAGTCGAGCATTTGGGTGGCGGTAATCACCGGAATGCCCATGCTGTTGGCCTTGCGGATCAATTCCTTCTGTAGCAGCGGCACCTCCTCGGCGGGCATCTCCACCCCCAGGTCACCCCTGGCCACCATCACGCCATCGCAGAGGGGCAGGATGTCGTCGATCTGGTCGATCGCTTCGAACTTCTCAATCTTTGCCACCACTGGCGTTTCATGGCCGTGGCTGCGGATCAGGTCGCGGATTTCGCGCATGTCCGAGGGGTTGCGCACAAAGCTGAGGGCTACCCAATCAACCCCCTGGGCCAGGCCGAATTCCAGATCCACCCGGTCCTTATCGGTAAGGGCGCGGATCGACAGCTGCACATCCGGGAAGTTCACCCCCTTGTTGTTGGAGAGCACCCCTCCCACTGTCACGGAGCAATAGAGGGTTTGCAGGCCCTGGTCGACCCGGTCGACCACCATTTCAACCCGACCGTCGTCGAGCAGGATCCTGCTGCCTGGCACAACCTCATCCGCCAACTTGTCGTAGGTGACATTGGCGATGCTCTGGTCGCAGGAAACGTTCCGGGATGTAAGGGTGAAGGGATCTCCCTTGGCCAGGGTGATGGGGCCTGCGGCAAAGCGGCCCAGGCGAATTTTGGGGCCCTGCAGGTCCTGCAGGATCGCAACGTGGATGCCTAGCTCTTCACCAACTTGGCGAATAGTGGCGATGCGGGCAGCGTGCTCGCTGTGGTCGCCGTGGGAGAAATTGAGGCGGAAGGTGGTTGCGCCGGCCCCGATTAACTCGCGCAGCATTTCAGCTGATTCGGTGGCCGGACCGATTGTGGCCACGATCTTGGTGCGACGAGTCAGATCTGGCTTCGGCATCTGATGGTCATCGGTAAGTCGGAAACTACCATCCGGGCTCCCATCCCCAGGCGTTTCGATGGACTTTCAGGCCTACCAACAGCAGTCCCGCTCAACCGCCCGCTACCCCGGCGCCGGTGCAAATCCGATCTACCCCACCCTTGGCCTGAGTGGTGAAGCGGGCGAAGTGGCCGACAAGGTAAAGAAGGTGCTGCGCGACCAGGGCGGCATTTTTTCGGCCGAAGCGGTGGCCAGCCTCAAGCTGGAATTGGGGGATGTGCTCTGGTACGTGGCCCAACTGGCCACAGAGCTGGGCCTAGACCTCGACCAAATCGCCCAGTCCAATCTCGACAAACTGGCCAGTCGCGATGCCCGTAACGTGATCTCAGGCAGTGGCGATAACCGTTGAAGAGAACTAGCTCGATCACCCTTGGGCCCAGCAAGCGCCTGTTGCTGGCGGGCCTGACCAGCTGCCTGGCCCTACTGCTGCTTTGTTGGCCAGCTCCTGCCTCGGCTGCGGAGCTGGCTGTTGCCGAGGTGACCCTCGAGCCCTGTCCTGCGGGGGATGCCGGCGCCCAACCTGAATTGAGCCGCCCAACTGGGGCCAGTTGCTACGCCCTGAGGGGGGTGGTCACAAATCCCACTAAAAAGATCGTGGCCGATACGGATGTCTTTGCCCTGATCCTGGATTCGAGCGGTGAACCCGTGCTCCAGAACCGCACCAGGGTTGGTTCGATTGGCGATGTGCCCCCCGGCAAATCGAGCTTTGCCCTGCGCCTGGCCGTGCCCTCAGGCACCCCTGGTCCGATCACTTTCCGTAGCGTTAAGGCCCGCGGTTTCAGTGCCCCGGTGCGCACCCGTGCCGGTGCCGACGACGAATTGCTGCCCCTGGAGCAGGAGCTGCTTGGCTAAAGGCTGCTGGCCAGCAAGCTGACGCTGGCGCTGCCGAGAAGTTGCTGGCCAAAGCTCAGGGCTAGGAAGGCCAAAATTGACGAGATATCCAGGCCGCCAATCGGTGGGATCAGACCCCGAAAGGCATTGAGATAGGGATCCGTAATCGAGCTAACCGTTGCCAAGAGGGGGTTGCTCCAATCCAGATTTGGGAACCAGCTCAACAGCACCCTTACCAACAGGATCAGGGAGTAAATCTCCATTGTCCGGCTGAGCACACTCAGCAACAGGGCAAATATTTCCATGGACCTAGGGGTGAAAGGAACAGCGTTTTAAGAATCTAGGCAGCCTCCTGCCAGTCCCCTTCCTTTTCTGGCTTGTCCACACTTGCACTTTTTGAGCGGGGCTGGATTTCATCGGTTTTGACGGCGAAGGTGCGATGAAATTTCTCGCTAAGGGTCAGCCAAAAGGAACGCCCTTCGCTCTGGCGTTTGCGCTCGATGAAGTTTTGGGCCAGCAATTCCTTGATGTGGTCGTAGGCGCCTGATCCCCGCAACTCCACCAGATCCGATTGCAGGATCCGCTTTTTCAGGGCAATCGTCGCCAGGGTGCGCAGGGCCGCCGTGGAGAGATCCACCGGCAAAAGGTTTTGGACCAGGTCACCCAGGCCATCGCGCAGTTGCAGGCTGTAACGCTGGCCTTCCTGGCGCACCTCCAGGGCGGTTTCGCGGTGGGCGTAATCGGCCATCAATGTGATCAGACCTATCTCCGCCTCCTCCCTGCTGATGCCAGCTATCGCCGCCAACTCAGCCAGGGTCATCGCCCGACCCTTCAAGTAGAGGATTGCCTCCATGCGGGCTGGCAGGGAGAGCCCAGCCAGGGCTTGCGGGTTAGCACTACTCAACGGCCCTCCCATCGCCAATGGCCGAACGGTACCGCAGCTATTTGGCTTTGGCCCTAGGCCTGCACACCGTTTGCAAGAACTGGGCTGCTACCCAAAAAAAGCCCGTAGGCGGGGTTGGCTGTTTCATCCACGTATTCGTAGCCCAGGCCGGTTAAAAAACTCAGCCATTGCGGTCTTTCGGCTGGGGGAACCTGCACACCCACCACAATCCGGCCCACATCGGCGCCGTGGTTGCGGTAGTGGAAGATGCTGATATTCCAGTTGGGGTGCAGGCTGGTCAGGAAGGCCATCAAGGCCCCAGGGCGCTCTGGAAAGGCAAATCGATAGAGCAGTTCCTCGCTATGGCCCTCCCCATTGCCACCCTCCGTGCCGGCTGCCTTCAAGGCGCTGGCCGGCAGCCGCCCGCCCACCATGTGGCGCAAATGCAGTTTGGCGAGTTCGTTGTTGGATAGGTCGAGGCAGGGAAAACCTGCCGCCGTGAGATCCGTGATCAGTTGCTGCTCGTCGGCGCTGCCGCTGGTTTGCACCCCCACAAAAATGTGGGCCACCTTCGGATCGGCAAGGCGGTAGCTGAATTCAGAGAGATTTCGTTTGCCCAGCAGGGTGCAGAAACGCCGCAGGCTTCCTGCCTCCTCTGGGATCTCCACCGCCAACATCGCTTCGCGGTCTTCACCTATTTCGGTGCGCTCCGCCACAAAGCGCAGTCGATCGAAATTCATATTTGCGCCGCAGGCCACGGCCACCAGGGTTTGCCCCTGCAGGCCCTGGGCCGCCACATCTGCCTTCATGCCTGCCACCGCCAGGGCTCCGGCCGGCTCAAGGATCGAGCGGGTGTCTTCAAATACGTCTTTGATGGCGGCACAGATCGCATCGGTGTCCACGGTCACCATCCGATCCACGCAGCGCTGGGCCAGGGCAAAGGTGAGCTCGCCCACCTCCCTTACGGCCACCCCATCGGCAAACAGGCCCACCTGATCGAGCCGCACCCTTTTGCCAGCCGCCAGGGATTGGGTCATGGCATCGGCATCGGTCGGTTCGACACCCACCACCTGGACCTGGGGCCAGAGCTCTTTTACATAGGTACCAATTCCGGCAATCAGGCCACCACCGCCCACCGCCACATAGATCACATCGGGCGGATTGGCGCATTGGCGCAGGATTTCCATGGCAATCGTGCCCTGGCCCGCGATTACATCGGGATCGTCGAAGGGATGGATAAAGCTGAGGCCCCGCTCCTGCTCCAACCGCCTGGCCTCCCTACAGGCCGCGTCGTAGTTGTCGCCAAACAAAACCACCTCCGCACCCCGGGCGGCCACCGCCTTCACCTTCATCTCTGGGGTGGTGACTGGCATCACGATCACCGCCTGGCAGCCCAGCTTTTGGGCCGCCAGGGCCACCCCCTGGGCGTGGTTGCCCGCACTGGCAGCGATCACCCCCTTGGCCAGATCCGCCGCTTCGAGGTGGACCATCTTGTTGAAGGCGCCCCGCAGCTTGAAGCTGAAGACCGGCTGCAGGTCTTCGCGTTTAAGCAGCACCTTGTTGCCGAGCCGGGCTGAGAGGTTTGGCGCCGCTTCCAAGGGGGATTCAATAGCCACGTCGTAGACGCGGGCCCGCAGGATTCGCTGGAGGTAGTTGGCTTCGGCCTGACTCATGCTTCCAGTGTCGCAATCCGTACAACCCGGCAGGGCGAAAGGCCTAGATTGCACGCCAATTAAGGGCCCGTTGCATGCACCTCAGCGAGCTGAGCCATCCGAACGAGCTGCACGGCCTCAGCACCGCTGAACTGGAAGCCATTGCCCGCCAGGTGCGCGAGCGCCTCCTAGAGGTGGTCTCCACCAGCGGTGGCCACCTGGGCCCTGGGCTGGGGGTGGTTGAGCTCACCCTGGCCCTCTACCAAACCCTCGACCTAGACCACGACAAGGTCGTCTGGGACGTGGGTCACCAGGCCTATCCCCACAAATTGCTCACCGGCCGCTACAAGAGCTTCGACAGCCTGCGCCAGAAGGACGGGGTCGCCGGCTACTTAAAGCGTTGTGAGAGCCGCTTCGACCACTTCGGCGCCGGTCATGCCTCCACCTCCATTTCCGCTGCCCTGGGCATGGCCCTGGCCCGCGATCGCCGCGGCCTGGATTTCAAGTGTGTGGCCGTAATTGGCGATGGCGCCCTCACCGGTGGCATGGCCCTGGAGGCGATTAACCATGCGGGCCATATGCCCCACACCAAATTGCTGGTGGTGCTCAACGACAACGACATGTCGATCTCACCGCCGGTGGGGGCCCTCTCCACCTACCTGAACCGGATGAGGCTCAGCCCACCCCTCCAGTTTTTACAGGACAACGCCGAGGGGGCGATCAAGCAACTTCCCTTCCTCCACGGTGAATTGCCCTCCGAGCTCAAGAACCTCAAGGAGAGCATGAAGCGCCTGGCCGTACCCAAGGTGGGAGCTGTGTTTGAGGAGCTGGGCTTCACCTATATCGGCCCGATCGATGGCCACAACATCGCCGAGATGGTGCGCACCTTTGAGCAGGCCCACCGCACCGATGGACCGGTGCTGGTTCACGTTGCCACCACCAAGGGCAAGGGCTATGCCTTTGCCGAGGCCGACCAGGTCGGCTACCACGCCCAATCAGCCTTTGATCTGAAAACCGGTAAGGCCTACCCCTCCAGCAAGCCCAAGCCCCCGAGCTACAGCAAGGTCTTTGGCCAGACCTTGGTCAAACTCTGCGAACAGGACCCCACCGTGGTGGGCATCACCGCCGCCATGGCCACGGGCACGGGCCTTGATCTGCTGGAAAAGGCCTGCCCCCAGCAGTATTTCGATGTGGGCATCGCCGAGCAGCACGCCGTGACCATGGCCGCCGGCATGGCCTGCGAGGGGGTCAAGCCCGTTGTGGCGATCTACAGCACTTTCCTGCAGCGGGCCTACGACCAACTGATCCACGACGTGGGCGTCCAGAACCTGCCGGTCACCTTCGTGCTCGATCGGGCCGGCATCGTTGGCGCCGATGGTCCAACCCACCAGGGTCAATACGACATCAGCTACTTCAGGGCCGTTCCCAATTTCACGGTGATGGCCCCTAAGGATGAGGCTGAGCTGCAGCGCATGTTGGTGACCTCCATTCACCACAGCGGCCCCTGTGCATTGCGCATTCCCCGGGGCGAAGGCGAGGGCGTGCCCCTGGCGGAGGAGGGTTTTGAGCCCCTGGAAATCGGTCGCGGTGAGTTGCTTACCGATGGCGATGACCTCCTGATCGTGGCCTATGGCGCCATGGTGGCTCCTGCCATGGCCACGGCAGGACTGCTGCAGGAGCAGGGTGTGCGGGCAGCCGTCATCAATGCCCGCTTCCTGCGTCCCCTTGATGAAGCCCTGATCCTGCCGATGGCCGAGCGCATCGGCAGGGTGGTCACCATGGAGGAAGGAAGCCTCGCCGGTGGCTTTGGCTCAGCCGTGGTGGAAACCCTCGTAGACCACAACGTCCTGGTGCCTGTCTACCGCATCGGCATTCCCGATGTGCTGGTCGACCATGCCACCCCTGACCAAAGCAAGCAAAGCCTGGGCCTCACCCCAGCCCAGATGGCCGATTCGATCCTGCAGCGTTTTCAGCCTGCCTTCAGTAATCAAAACCGCCAGGCGGTTGCCGTTTAGGGCCCTTGCTCGACCGGCGGTGTGATGTGTTGGTGGTGGGCGCCGGCCCTGCTGGAGCAGAGCTAGCCCGCAGCCTTGCCCAGGCTGGCGTTGATGTGGTGCTGATCGATCGGCTGGCCGACCTCAGCCAGGCTGCCTTCAGCAGTGCGGCCATGCCCCTGGCCAGCCTGGATCGTTTTGGCCTGCCAGCTGAAATTATTGCCACTCGCTGGAATGGCTGGCAGCTCTTCGGGCCCCAGCAGGCCAGGCGCCAATGGCTCGCCGAGCAACCCCTCGGTGCCGTCTTGGACTTCGCCAAGCTGCGCCTTTGGTTGGTGCAGCAGGTAGATGCCTGGGGCGGGCGGATCCTTTTGGGCTGGCAGGCCCTCGGCTGCCAGCAGCAGGTCGACCATGTCCTGACCCAATTGCGTGGGCCATCGGGCCAGATCGCCACGGTTACAAGCCGCTGGGTGGTCGATGCAACGGGGGAACGGCGGGCCCTGCTGGGTGAACCGGCTCAGGCGGCCATCAGGGGCCGAGACGGCTTGGTCAGTGGCCTGGGGGTTGAGTGGTTGCTGGAAACATCAGCCGAGCAGGCGGAGGCCTGGTCAAGCCGGCTCAGCTTTTTTATCGGCAGCACCTGGGTGGAGCAGGGCTACGGCTGGATCTTTCCGATGGCCGACCACCGCTTAAAGCTCGGGGTCTGCCGATTGGTGGACCCCCGTCGACGGCAGTTGCCCCTGCAGCGGGAGCTCGCCCACTTAATCGAATTCACTGGCCTGGGGAAGGCCACGGTGCTTGATCGCCACGGCGGCCGCATCCGCAGCACCGTGGGGCGCCAGGAAGCCCATCAACGGGGCCGGTTGCTGGGCCTTGGCGATGCAGTCAGCACTGCAAACCTGCTGGGGGGTGAGGGAATTCGCCATGCTCTCACCAGCGCCAGGGTTCTGGCTCCCCTCTTGCTGGAAACCCTGGCTGATCCAACTAATGCCGATCGACTGCTGGCGGCCTATCCGCAGCAATTGCGCCAGGCCCTGGGCCGCCGCTGGAGCTTGAGTGGACGTTTGGCCCGTCGCACCTGGCTGGGTCTGACCGATCAGGTGGCCGACCAGCGATTGGATCGTCTACTTACGGGCTTGCAAGCAAAAAGGGCAGAGGATCTCTCTGCCCTTTTCTTTGATTACCGCTTTGAGCGCTATGGGCTCAAGGCCCTGGCCTATGGCCTGGGCTGGCGCTAGGGCCAGGTTGCTTCAGACAACGCCGCGGGTGGCCAGGCCCAGGATCGCTCCCATGCCGAGGATGTGGCCCAGGCTCAGGGTGCCCAGCATGGCGCCGTGGCTAAATCCGCCGAAGAGGGCGTTGTTAGGTAGCTGCAGGCCGGTGTTTTGGTGCTTGATCGTGGCCTTGCCGATGACAATGGCAATCACGTTGCAAACGATCATCACCAGGGCCGCCGTGGGCGTCCAGGTGATGGAGCTAGGGGCCACAGCCAAAAGTGGAGCGATCATGGAGCTACAAAACCGACGCCCCATTCTCAGAGGGGTCCTTGCCGCTGGGCACAATCCTTAAGACTTGTTCATTCCCGGGCCTGTTGAACAGCCCTGGAGAACCCCAGCGCCACCACCAAATTCGAAATGGTGAGAAACGATTCGGCGGCGCCATGGAGGGAATCCACATTGGCCAATACCTGGCCGAAACGCAGCTCGGCGATTAGGGCAGCGGCAATGGTAACGGCCACAAACACCAGGGTCAGTTGGAAACCCTTGATTGCTAGGCGGGGAAAGGCTTCTACCTTTCCAGCCCACCACAGAAAGGCCAGGTAGGGCAGCAGGGAAATAACGAATAGGGGGCTGGGATCAATTCCCGCTAGCCAAGCCATTAGGGAATTCGCCGCCTGGGCTGAATTCATGGCTTGACCTGCATTTGTTGGCGCAGCAAGTTCCAGGCAGCCAGGGCCAGGGCCCCATTCCCGAGGGTAGTCAGGGCTGCTTGAAAAACCACCAGCCCCTCCAGCTCCGTGCTGTTATCAAATAAATGCCAGGTGCAGGCAGCCATTGCACTGATTAGGGCCGGCAGCATCGCCAGGCTCAGCCAGCGCCAACCACCCTCCTTGCGAACCTGGCCTAGACGTTGAACCGCCAGCATCGCGGCGGCCCACTCGAGCACCGAGGCAACGTGGATCCACCAGGTGGGCAGGGAGAGGGCGTGCAAGCGGTGAGACTGGAATGGTTGCAATTTACGGGCAGGGATCTCGCTTTGGCGCCAGGCAAAACCTTCTTGCTATGCGGCTACTACGGGGAGCACAACCTCGGTGATGACGCCCTGCTGGAGGTGGCCCTTTCCCAGCTGCCCCAGGGCTCCAGGGCGATAGTCACGGCCCACGACCAAACCCAGGTCCAGGAGCGCTTTGGGGTGGCAACCGTGCAGCGCCGCTCCCTGGCCCAGGTGCTTGCGGCCCTCAGGCAGGTGGACGCCCTGGTGCTCGGTGGGGGCAGCCTCCTGCAGGATTCCACCAGCTTCAAAAGCCTGATTTATTACGGCGCCCTGATTGCTGCGGCCCGAATGAGGGGCAAGCAGGTGTTGCTCTGGGGGCAGGGGCTCGGCCCCCTAGGCCGCCGCCGCAGCCGATGGTTGGTGCGCAGGCTCCTACCCATGGCTGCCGCCATCAGCTGGCGGGATCAGGCATCGGCGGACCTTGCCGGCAGCTGGGGTGTAACCGCCCCAGTGGCACCCGATCCGGTTTGGGGCCTGGCGCCCCAACCGTGGCGAGGCCGGGGTGGACCGATTGTGGTTTGTCTGCGGCCCACCTCCCTGCTCGATACAGCCCAACTCGATGGGGCGGGCTGGCTTCCCTACCTAGAAGCCCTGGCCTCCCTTGCAGAGGCAGGCAACCGGGAGGTGATCTGGCTGGCCTTCCATGGCCACCAGGACCAGGGCCTGTTGGCCTCCCTCCAGCAGCAAGATCTTCTGCCTCCTGCCCTTGGCGCCCGCAGTCGGGAGGTGGTGCCCCAGCAGCCAAGGGAGGCGATGGCCGTATTTGCCGGGGCAGGTTTGGTTGTGGCCATGCGACTACACGGCCTGATTTTGGCGGCCCTGGCAGGGTGTCCCGTGGCGGCCTTGAGCTATGACCCCAAGGTGGCGGCTGCGGCCAAGGATCTGGGCTGTCCATGCCATTCCCTGGCAGATCCAGCCTTTCCTGAGCGGTTGCTGGAAAGCTGGCGCAAGGCCCTGGATCAGCCCCTGCCCTCTGGCCAGGTTTTGGAGCTACATCTGCAGGCCCAAGAGCACCGCAAGGTGTTTGCTTGATTAGAAGCTGGTTTTAACTAACAGCTCAAGGCATAAGAATCTCAGGGCCTAGTCAGCACAACCTCGTCGACCTTGGCGCCACTGCTGCTCCAGGCATCTACCCGGAGACGGGAGGGAGTTGCGGCTAGCTCAAGGAAGCCAAAGGTGCTGGCTACCTTGACACTGCGCTCATTGGCAACTATTGGACGAAGGTATGCTCCACCATTGCCAGAAATAATGTAGGTTGTGCCCTTGATATTTTTTGTGCGCTCGTAGTTGTGTTCATGGCCATTTAGATACAGCTGAACTCCGTATTTCGCAAAAATTGGGGTTAGTTTGGCGATGGCGCTGGGGTCATCTCCGTAGAGACCTGCTGAATAGATTGGGTGGTGACCCACCACCACTTTCCAAGGTGCGCTGCTCTTGGCAAGGGCATTTTTTAGCCAGGGCATTTGGAATTGCCACTGGGCATTGGTGTTGGTGTCGAGCATGAAGAATTCAATGGGCCCCTTTCTCAGGGTGTACCAGCGGCCCTTCATGCCAAAGGGTTTGTAGGCAACCTGGGGGTCCCCATTGCCCGTGCGTATGTCGTGGTTGCCCAGTACGGCATGGAAGGGAACTCCTGCCTTCAGCAGGGCCGCGTAGGGCCTGTTGAAATGGGTTTCGACCAGGGTCAAATTGCCATCGGGATAGATATTGTCTCCGCCTAAAATCACAAAATCAACGGGGCGCTGGCCATGGATTAATGCCATTTGGTTCCCATTGGCCTTTTGGTCTGAAAGGCCACTGCCCATGTCGGCAGTAAAGAAGAAACGGGTGCTATCAACAGCCTTGGGGGGCGCATTCTGGGCCAGGAGGGCCGGTTGCACGGTCGCAGCCAATGCGGTTGCCAAGGCTCCAGCTAGGGACGCCTTGACCGTGAAAGAAAGACCCTTGAGAAGAAAGCGGCGATTAAAGGTCATTTGTTTTTTCAAGGTCAATACCTTATGCAAGATCAATCGGTTCGGCTTGAAGTGCCCTCAGCTGGGTAAGTACTTCATCGCTGTGGCCCGAGGGCCTAACGGCCACAAATTGCTCCCTCAGGATGCCGTTGGGATCAATTAAAAAAGTGTGGCGCTGGGAGTAGGGCGCAATCCAGCTGCCATAGGACCTGCTGACCGCACCACCAGGGTCGGAAAGTAGGGGGAATGCCAGCCCTTCGCTGCTGCAGAACTCCGCGTGGGATTCAGGATCGTCTGCACTTATGCCCACCA
This genomic interval from Cyanobium sp. WAJ14-Wanaka contains the following:
- the scpB gene encoding SMC-Scp complex subunit ScpB, with amino-acid sequence MGGPLSSANPQALAGLSLPARMEAILYLKGRAMTLAELAAIAGISREEAEIGLITLMADYAHRETALEVRQEGQRYSLQLRDGLGDLVQNLLPVDLSTAALRTLATIALKKRILQSDLVELRGSGAYDHIKELLAQNFIERKRQSEGRSFWLTLSEKFHRTFAVKTDEIQPRSKSASVDKPEKEGDWQEAA
- a CDS encoding YggT family protein, coding for MEIFALLLSVLSRTMEIYSLILLVRVLLSWFPNLDWSNPLLATVSSITDPYLNAFRGLIPPIGGLDISSILAFLALSFGQQLLGSASVSLLASSL
- a CDS encoding DUF3593 domain-containing protein, with protein sequence MNSAQAANSLMAWLAGIDPSPLFVISLLPYLAFLWWAGKVEAFPRLAIKGFQLTLVFVAVTIAAALIAELRFGQVLANVDSLHGAAESFLTISNLVVALGFSRAVQQARE
- the ilvA gene encoding threonine ammonia-lyase, biosynthetic; this encodes MSQAEANYLQRILRARVYDVAIESPLEAAPNLSARLGNKVLLKREDLQPVFSFKLRGAFNKMVHLEAADLAKGVIAASAGNHAQGVALAAQKLGCQAVIVMPVTTPEMKVKAVAARGAEVVLFGDNYDAACREARRLEQERGLSFIHPFDDPDVIAGQGTIAMEILRQCANPPDVIYVAVGGGGLIAGIGTYVKELWPQVQVVGVEPTDADAMTQSLAAGKRVRLDQVGLFADGVAVREVGELTFALAQRCVDRMVTVDTDAICAAIKDVFEDTRSILEPAGALAVAGMKADVAAQGLQGQTLVAVACGANMNFDRLRFVAERTEIGEDREAMLAVEIPEEAGSLRRFCTLLGKRNLSEFSYRLADPKVAHIFVGVQTSGSADEQQLITDLTAAGFPCLDLSNNELAKLHLRHMVGGRLPASALKAAGTEGGNGEGHSEELLYRFAFPERPGALMAFLTSLHPNWNISIFHYRNHGADVGRIVVGVQVPPAERPQWLSFLTGLGYEYVDETANPAYGLFLGSSPVLANGVQA
- the psaK gene encoding photosystem I reaction center subunit PsaK, which produces MIAPLLAVAPSSITWTPTAALVMIVCNVIAIVIGKATIKHQNTGLQLPNNALFGGFSHGAMLGTLSLGHILGMGAILGLATRGVV
- a CDS encoding nucleoside triphosphate pyrophosphohydrolase family protein, with product MDFQAYQQQSRSTARYPGAGANPIYPTLGLSGEAGEVADKVKKVLRDQGGIFSAEAVASLKLELGDVLWYVAQLATELGLDLDQIAQSNLDKLASRDARNVISGSGDNR
- the dxs gene encoding 1-deoxy-D-xylulose-5-phosphate synthase, with the translated sequence MHLSELSHPNELHGLSTAELEAIARQVRERLLEVVSTSGGHLGPGLGVVELTLALYQTLDLDHDKVVWDVGHQAYPHKLLTGRYKSFDSLRQKDGVAGYLKRCESRFDHFGAGHASTSISAALGMALARDRRGLDFKCVAVIGDGALTGGMALEAINHAGHMPHTKLLVVLNDNDMSISPPVGALSTYLNRMRLSPPLQFLQDNAEGAIKQLPFLHGELPSELKNLKESMKRLAVPKVGAVFEELGFTYIGPIDGHNIAEMVRTFEQAHRTDGPVLVHVATTKGKGYAFAEADQVGYHAQSAFDLKTGKAYPSSKPKPPSYSKVFGQTLVKLCEQDPTVVGITAAMATGTGLDLLEKACPQQYFDVGIAEQHAVTMAAGMACEGVKPVVAIYSTFLQRAYDQLIHDVGVQNLPVTFVLDRAGIVGADGPTHQGQYDISYFRAVPNFTVMAPKDEAELQRMLVTSIHHSGPCALRIPRGEGEGVPLAEEGFEPLEIGRGELLTDGDDLLIVAYGAMVAPAMATAGLLQEQGVRAAVINARFLRPLDEALILPMAERIGRVVTMEEGSLAGGFGSAVVETLVDHNVLVPVYRIGIPDVLVDHATPDQSKQSLGLTPAQMADSILQRFQPAFSNQNRQAVAV
- the csaB gene encoding polysaccharide pyruvyl transferase CsaB, with protein sequence MRLEWLQFTGRDLALAPGKTFLLCGYYGEHNLGDDALLEVALSQLPQGSRAIVTAHDQTQVQERFGVATVQRRSLAQVLAALRQVDALVLGGGSLLQDSTSFKSLIYYGALIAAARMRGKQVLLWGQGLGPLGRRRSRWLVRRLLPMAAAISWRDQASADLAGSWGVTAPVAPDPVWGLAPQPWRGRGGPIVVCLRPTSLLDTAQLDGAGWLPYLEALASLAEAGNREVIWLAFHGHQDQGLLASLQQQDLLPPALGARSREVVPQQPREAMAVFAGAGLVVAMRLHGLILAALAGCPVAALSYDPKVAAAAKDLGCPCHSLADPAFPERLLESWRKALDQPLPSGQVLELHLQAQEHRKVFA
- a CDS encoding NAD(P)/FAD-dependent oxidoreductase — protein: MLDRRCDVLVVGAGPAGAELARSLAQAGVDVVLIDRLADLSQAAFSSAAMPLASLDRFGLPAEIIATRWNGWQLFGPQQARRQWLAEQPLGAVLDFAKLRLWLVQQVDAWGGRILLGWQALGCQQQVDHVLTQLRGPSGQIATVTSRWVVDATGERRALLGEPAQAAIRGRDGLVSGLGVEWLLETSAEQAEAWSSRLSFFIGSTWVEQGYGWIFPMADHRLKLGVCRLVDPRRRQLPLQRELAHLIEFTGLGKATVLDRHGGRIRSTVGRQEAHQRGRLLGLGDAVSTANLLGGEGIRHALTSARVLAPLLLETLADPTNADRLLAAYPQQLRQALGRRWSLSGRLARRTWLGLTDQVADQRLDRLLTGLQAKRAEDLSALFFDYRFERYGLKALAYGLGWR
- a CDS encoding ABC transporter permease, encoding MAKNLPLAETVGMALSTLRANRLRSLLTMLGIVIGNASVITLVGVGRGAQNLAEGQLSNLGANVLFVVPGNNDTRRQGIDFPKTLVLEDAKAISEQVPSVKRVAPQITLSEVVQAGEVSSSTSIAGVTPEFLPVRQFEVAQGRFFSKGDLEGARNLAVIGPDLATKLFGNKPAIGRQLRIRNQPFEVIGLLQAKGAVFGQNQDENAYVPLTAMVSQLSGRDPTYGVSLNFISVEARDQESTGAASFQITNLLRQRHRILREDDFAVRSQKDALTIVSTITGGLTLMLGAIGAVSLLVGGIGIMNIMLVSVSERTEEIGLRKALGARSGDVLLQFLVESLVLSILGGVIGSGLGMGAIGIVAAVTPLPATIGAGTVLVTVLLSGSIGLFFGVVPARRAARLDPIAALRSL
- a CDS encoding DUF2499 domain-containing protein, giving the protein MHALSLPTWWIHVASVLEWAAAMLAVQRLGQVRKEGGWRWLSLAMLPALISAMAACTWHLFDNSTELEGLVVFQAALTTLGNGALALAAWNLLRQQMQVKP